From Thermostichus vulcanus str. 'Rupite', the proteins below share one genomic window:
- a CDS encoding serine hydrolase has translation MGWHPQLQADLAQVYTAFHLPGLAVAVLADGEVYPFEFGYRNHQEPFTLDTLCLVASVSKSFTATLAGILVDQGQVEWEKPVRHYWPELQLMDEQATQSMTLTDMLCHRTGLPSHENLLAEGVGRELPDRGREYRRQLLKRLAYFEPAQAFRTQFQYQDLVFSGAGAILEEVTNRRYEDLIQEYCLDPLGMADSTFSRPAALATGRLAQGYGWVDGQIQPIPHCDTRYIAPSAGLYSTANDLMRWLQFHLHGGSIGGNPLISEASLRWIHRPHMAIGAQVSLVGGGLATYGLGWVQSSIGSELMLSHGGSFNGYRTTVAFIPARGFGVAVLTNLNVSNANTIGALVVMDRLLGQVQVETRIAYGKQVAEGFARQAAAAEQAFWAGRDPNALPQHPLANYLGQFHHPGYGTFTISLGEGRLWQTYDQRTYPLDPYNGETFSTRFQSTENRLLHLSLTFETDAKGQVVAVRIPIVEDISPPRFVRVA, from the coding sequence ATGGGTTGGCATCCACAGTTACAAGCCGATCTGGCCCAGGTGTATACAGCCTTTCACCTGCCCGGCTTGGCGGTGGCGGTGTTAGCCGATGGGGAGGTGTATCCATTTGAATTTGGCTATCGCAATCATCAGGAGCCCTTTACCCTCGATACCCTCTGTTTGGTGGCTTCCGTTAGCAAGTCATTCACGGCGACCTTAGCCGGGATCCTTGTGGATCAGGGACAGGTGGAGTGGGAAAAACCGGTACGCCACTACTGGCCAGAGCTGCAACTGATGGATGAACAGGCCACCCAGTCCATGACCCTGACGGATATGCTCTGCCACCGCACGGGCTTACCCTCCCACGAGAATCTGCTGGCAGAGGGGGTGGGACGCGAGTTACCTGATCGAGGGCGTGAGTACCGACGGCAACTGCTCAAGCGTTTGGCCTATTTTGAACCTGCTCAAGCCTTCCGCACCCAATTTCAGTATCAAGATCTCGTGTTTTCCGGCGCGGGAGCCATCCTAGAAGAGGTCACCAACCGTCGGTACGAAGACTTAATCCAGGAGTACTGCTTGGATCCTTTGGGGATGGCCGATAGCACCTTTTCCCGTCCAGCCGCTTTGGCTACCGGACGTTTGGCCCAGGGCTATGGCTGGGTAGACGGGCAGATTCAGCCTATTCCCCACTGCGATACCCGTTACATTGCCCCTTCAGCAGGGCTCTATAGCACCGCAAATGACCTGATGCGTTGGCTTCAATTTCATCTCCATGGCGGTAGTATCGGGGGAAATCCCCTGATTTCCGAAGCCTCATTGCGCTGGATCCATCGCCCTCACATGGCCATTGGGGCACAGGTTTCACTGGTGGGTGGGGGGTTGGCCACCTATGGCCTGGGTTGGGTTCAAAGCAGCATCGGCTCGGAACTGATGCTTTCCCATGGCGGATCCTTTAATGGCTACCGCACCACAGTGGCGTTCATCCCAGCGCGAGGCTTTGGGGTGGCCGTTCTAACCAACCTCAATGTCAGCAATGCCAACACAATCGGTGCTTTGGTGGTGATGGATCGGTTGCTAGGGCAGGTGCAGGTGGAAACTCGAATTGCCTACGGAAAACAGGTGGCAGAAGGATTTGCCCGACAGGCAGCCGCAGCAGAACAAGCCTTTTGGGCGGGCCGGGATCCCAACGCTCTACCCCAACATCCCTTAGCGAACTACCTGGGTCAGTTTCATCACCCTGGCTACGGCACCTTCACCATTTCTCTGGGCGAGGGTCGCCTCTGGCAAACCTATGATCAGCGCACCTACCCCTTGGATCCCTACAACGGCGAAACCTTCAGCACGCGTTTCCAATCCACAGAAAATCGCCTCTTGCACCTCTCCCTCACCTTTGAAACCGATGCCAAGGGACAGGTGGTGGCAGTTCGGATCCCCATCGTGGAGGATATTTCACCCCCAAGATTTGTTCGCGTGGCTTGA
- a CDS encoding Npun_F0494 family protein, whose amino-acid sequence MALTSLLHDSVPVYRRAQRAWVCSPFRVALLQAMQFQGIPLGKISGLAGVQAGYTQRPLPEMLADQELMWLIQVGLLRREVDGQGITDSYRLAPLGRQLLQDLEKGEIPEGIPASWIDHLQNLLTRWHLLP is encoded by the coding sequence ATGGCTTTGACTTCCCTGCTGCATGACTCCGTGCCAGTCTATCGACGTGCCCAGCGTGCTTGGGTTTGTAGCCCTTTTCGAGTGGCTCTCCTACAGGCGATGCAATTTCAAGGGATCCCTTTGGGAAAGATTTCGGGGTTGGCGGGTGTGCAGGCGGGATATACGCAGCGCCCTTTGCCGGAAATGCTTGCAGATCAAGAGTTGATGTGGCTGATTCAGGTGGGTCTGTTGCGACGGGAGGTAGATGGACAGGGCATTACCGATAGCTATCGTCTAGCACCCCTGGGTCGGCAATTGTTGCAGGATCTAGAAAAAGGTGAAATTCCTGAAGGGATCCCGGCAAGCTGGATAGATCACTTGCAAAATCTTTTGACCCGGTGGCATTTGCTTCCTTAA
- a CDS encoding DUF1350 family protein: MSLTWQTDGQTWFLLPSQPRAVVHFLGGAFVGAAPQFFYSRLLEELARMDMAIVATPYTTDIDHAQLAFSAVQSLQIGLRSKGLVGLPLFGLGHSLGCKLQILSCLMDPSIGGQRQGNIFLAYSNAGLDQALPLLRLLFQTWPQQQVTDLWRMWMGSSSPPMNWWVEFEPSPVETNRLIEEQYPVRNNLLLEFRQDDIDDIPLLYQQLRSKYPGHTEWQHLEGDHLTPLGLSYPFRPGVEFSPIDAVGQLVYQTLLTPNQAMIRCIQAWLAAQLA, from the coding sequence ATGTCACTCACTTGGCAAACCGACGGACAAACGTGGTTTCTCTTGCCTTCTCAACCCCGTGCTGTCGTTCACTTTTTGGGTGGAGCTTTTGTGGGAGCTGCGCCGCAATTTTTTTACAGCCGCCTGTTAGAAGAGCTGGCCCGCATGGATATGGCGATTGTTGCCACTCCCTACACCACCGATATCGATCACGCTCAGCTGGCTTTCAGTGCAGTGCAATCTTTACAGATCGGCCTGCGCAGCAAAGGTTTGGTAGGGTTGCCTCTGTTTGGTTTAGGCCATAGCCTGGGGTGTAAGTTGCAAATTCTTTCTTGTTTGATGGATCCCTCTATAGGGGGACAGCGGCAAGGGAATATTTTTTTAGCCTACAGCAACGCCGGACTCGATCAAGCCCTACCCTTACTGCGGCTATTGTTTCAGACCTGGCCCCAACAACAGGTGACAGACTTGTGGCGGATGTGGATGGGATCCTCTTCGCCGCCGATGAATTGGTGGGTGGAGTTTGAACCTTCTCCTGTGGAAACCAATCGTCTGATTGAGGAGCAGTATCCTGTCAGAAACAACCTACTGCTGGAGTTCCGACAGGATGATATCGACGATATTCCGCTGCTTTACCAACAGCTGCGTAGCAAATATCCAGGCCATACGGAATGGCAACATCTGGAAGGGGATCACCTCACCCCTCTTGGCCTCAGTTATCCCTTCCGGCCCGGCGTTGAATTCAGCCCGATTGATGCTGTGGGGCAGCTGGTTTATCAAACCCTACTGACGCCTAACCAGGCGATGATCCGTTGTATTCAGGCTTGGTTAGCGGCACAGCTGGCCTAG
- a CDS encoding photosystem II S4 domain protein produces the protein MLPRADLLQDAEYRETLARILDLGEQALKTWQVVCSDFLSPPEMAEVQARLQKLTELQTAASGGYPQAERQRLALARSEVSIEPDGIPLAAIQIQGNFLFDPATHRDFLGALLGSGITRDKVGDVIVLGDSGAQAIVVPEMVEYLRANLTQVRTVPVKVNGIPFEQLKIQPPRTKSITSVEASLRLDAVASAGFSMSRSKMVEEIQRGEVRVNWKPITQASYTVGPQDLIAIRGRGRLQIEEVAETKKGRFRVQMTRYL, from the coding sequence ATGCTACCCAGAGCCGATTTATTGCAAGATGCAGAGTACCGAGAAACCCTGGCACGAATCTTGGATTTGGGAGAACAAGCCCTCAAAACCTGGCAAGTGGTCTGTAGCGATTTTCTCTCCCCGCCGGAAATGGCTGAGGTACAGGCCCGCCTGCAAAAGTTGACCGAGTTACAGACAGCGGCATCGGGGGGCTATCCACAGGCAGAACGACAACGCTTAGCCCTTGCCCGCTCGGAGGTGAGTATTGAACCGGATGGGATCCCGTTGGCCGCAATTCAGATTCAAGGCAATTTTCTCTTTGATCCGGCTACCCACCGTGATTTTTTGGGCGCCCTATTGGGATCCGGCATTACCCGCGATAAAGTCGGCGATGTCATCGTCTTGGGAGACTCCGGGGCCCAGGCGATCGTGGTGCCGGAAATGGTGGAGTACCTCAGGGCAAACCTGACTCAAGTCCGTACCGTGCCCGTTAAGGTCAACGGGATCCCTTTTGAACAACTCAAGATTCAACCCCCCCGCACCAAATCCATCACCAGTGTGGAAGCCTCCCTGCGGCTGGACGCTGTGGCATCAGCAGGATTTAGCATGTCCCGCAGCAAGATGGTAGAAGAAATTCAACGGGGGGAAGTCCGTGTGAATTGGAAGCCGATCACCCAAGCTAGCTATACCGTCGGGCCTCAGGATTTGATTGCTATCCGTGGGCGCGGTCGCCTACAAATTGAGGAAGTTGCTGAGACCAAAAAGGGCCGTTTCCGGGTGCAAATGACTCGCTATCTGTGA
- a CDS encoding RNA-guided endonuclease InsQ/TnpB family protein: protein MSRWLEMLRHQYNWLLADRFDWWEMNRCPINACPLVASIAEPREQPNYYSQKRSLVPLKGERPWYKEIHSQVLQDMVKRVNLAFERFTKGDSSGKRSGKPRFKGQHRYRTFTFPQASHEWIEGNRIRLPKIGVVKFICHRPLPEGFALKTVAVSLKADGWYVTFSLEDQSVPELPLPEVVPTEANSLGVDAGLEYFIACSDGTTKTPPQFYRQAEKKLAKLQAKRELRPKGSKARRKLNAKIAKLHQRIARQRRQWHFETAGELVDKADVIFVEDLQVANMIRRCKPKLGEGGEFLPNGQAAKSGLNKSFADAGIAGFLNEVLPYKAAKAGRWVVKVNPAGTSQHCAMCLSRVPKELSDRWHDCPHCRASMPRDVNSAVLIKKVGLGHRLTLKREGRKTGEARPLRLTA from the coding sequence ATGAGTCGCTGGCTTGAGATGTTGCGGCATCAGTACAACTGGCTGCTGGCAGACCGCTTCGACTGGTGGGAGATGAACCGTTGCCCAATCAACGCTTGCCCACTCGTGGCGAGTATTGCCGAACCACGGGAGCAGCCTAATTACTACAGTCAGAAGCGGTCATTGGTACCCCTGAAGGGTGAACGCCCTTGGTACAAAGAGATTCACTCCCAGGTGCTTCAGGACATGGTGAAGCGGGTCAACCTGGCCTTTGAGCGATTCACCAAGGGCGATAGTTCCGGCAAGCGGAGCGGCAAGCCTCGCTTCAAGGGGCAACATCGCTATCGCACGTTCACGTTTCCTCAGGCCAGCCACGAGTGGATTGAGGGCAATCGGATTCGGCTGCCCAAGATTGGAGTGGTGAAGTTCATCTGCCATAGGCCATTGCCTGAGGGGTTTGCGCTCAAAACAGTGGCAGTATCTCTCAAAGCCGACGGGTGGTACGTGACGTTTTCTCTAGAAGACCAGTCGGTGCCAGAGCTGCCCCTGCCTGAAGTTGTCCCGACCGAGGCCAACAGTCTGGGGGTAGATGCTGGGCTGGAATACTTCATTGCCTGCTCAGACGGCACGACGAAAACACCGCCGCAGTTCTACCGCCAGGCTGAAAAGAAGCTGGCCAAACTCCAGGCGAAGCGTGAACTAAGGCCCAAAGGGTCGAAGGCGCGGCGCAAGTTAAATGCCAAAATTGCCAAGCTGCACCAGCGTATTGCCAGGCAGCGGCGACAGTGGCATTTTGAGACGGCAGGTGAGTTGGTGGACAAAGCCGATGTGATCTTTGTGGAGGATCTGCAAGTCGCCAATATGATCCGCCGTTGCAAACCTAAGCTAGGTGAAGGCGGTGAGTTTTTGCCTAATGGTCAAGCGGCTAAGTCTGGGCTGAACAAAAGTTTTGCTGATGCTGGGATAGCCGGGTTTCTGAACGAAGTCCTTCCGTACAAAGCTGCAAAAGCTGGGCGGTGGGTGGTGAAGGTTAACCCGGCTGGTACATCCCAGCATTGTGCAATGTGTTTGAGCCGAGTCCCGAAAGAGCTATCCGACCGCTGGCATGACTGCCCCCACTGTAGAGCGTCTATGCCGCGAGATGTGAACTCTGCGGTGCTTATCAAAAAAGTGGGCCTGGGGCATCGGCTCACTCTAAAACGCGAAGGTCGTAAGACTGGAGAAGCCCGCCCTCTACGCCTTACAGCGTGA
- a CDS encoding metal ABC transporter permease — translation MGMLAGWDPLAWLRDPLAYGFMQRGLLAALLVGVLCAVLGCYVVLRGMAYLGDALAHAILPGVAIAYLMGGNLTLGALIAAGLVSGGIGFLSRSGQIREDTAIGILFAASLALGVALISSIKTYAQDLTHILFGNVLGVSNGDLLLMAGLSVGVLGLILMFYRQFLLVSFDPVFAATQKIPAEWFRQLLLLMLAVTVVVSLQVVGVGLVTAMLVTPGATAYLLTRRLPTMMAVAALIGAGGNVVGLYLSYYIDIASGAAMVLTVALIFLLVFLLAPGRGYVWSFRKGKGMSKL, via the coding sequence ATGGGAATGTTAGCCGGTTGGGATCCTTTGGCTTGGCTCCGGGATCCCTTGGCCTACGGGTTCATGCAGCGGGGGTTGTTGGCGGCGCTGCTGGTGGGGGTGCTCTGTGCTGTTTTGGGGTGCTATGTGGTGCTGCGGGGGATGGCCTACCTGGGAGATGCCTTGGCCCATGCCATTTTGCCGGGGGTGGCCATTGCTTACTTGATGGGGGGGAATTTGACCCTCGGAGCCCTGATCGCGGCAGGGTTGGTGAGTGGGGGCATTGGGTTTCTCTCTCGTTCAGGACAGATTCGGGAAGATACCGCGATTGGCATTTTGTTTGCGGCTTCTTTGGCGTTGGGAGTAGCGCTGATCAGCTCCATCAAAACCTACGCTCAGGATTTAACCCATATTTTGTTTGGCAATGTGCTGGGGGTGAGCAACGGCGATTTGCTCTTGATGGCAGGGTTGAGTGTGGGAGTGCTGGGGCTGATTCTGATGTTTTACCGGCAGTTTTTGCTGGTTAGTTTCGACCCAGTTTTTGCGGCCACTCAGAAGATTCCGGCAGAGTGGTTCCGGCAGTTGTTGTTGCTGATGTTGGCGGTGACGGTGGTGGTATCGCTGCAGGTGGTCGGAGTCGGCCTGGTGACCGCCATGTTGGTTACACCAGGGGCAACGGCTTATCTGCTGACGCGGCGCTTACCGACGATGATGGCTGTGGCGGCGTTGATTGGGGCGGGGGGAAATGTGGTGGGGCTGTACCTGAGTTACTACATTGACATTGCCTCGGGGGCGGCGATGGTTCTGACGGTGGCCCTCATTTTTCTGCTGGTCTTTCTATTGGCTCCGGGACGGGGTTATGTATGGAGCTTCCGCAAGGGAAAAGGGATGAGCAAGCTTTAG
- a CDS encoding MBL fold metallo-hydrolase, translating to MAHLKQRRSENVSGEFYVDSTCIDCDTCRWMAPEVFKEIDDQSAVYHQPSTASERERALQALLSCPTASIGTLNPPPEIKTIQASFPLPVSGNVYHCGYHSERSYGAASYLIQRPQGNVLIDSPRFVAPLVRRLESLGGIRYLYLTHRDDVADHERFQAHFGCERILHVDDISRGTEAVEIQLSGRDPVDLAPDLLILPVPGHTKGHTVLIYQQEFLFSGDHLAWSERWGHLIAFRNACWYSWAELLQSMRRLAEYAFTWVLPGHGRRYHADTETMQQQMQRCLEWMSGQ from the coding sequence GCCGGTGGATGGCCCCGGAGGTGTTTAAGGAGATCGACGACCAATCGGCGGTTTATCATCAGCCCAGCACCGCCAGCGAACGGGAACGGGCCTTACAAGCGCTCCTGTCTTGCCCCACGGCTTCGATTGGCACCCTCAATCCACCCCCGGAGATCAAGACTATACAGGCTAGCTTCCCCCTCCCGGTTAGCGGCAACGTCTACCACTGTGGCTATCATTCTGAGCGCTCCTATGGGGCAGCCAGCTACTTGATCCAACGACCGCAGGGAAATGTGTTGATCGACTCCCCCCGCTTTGTTGCCCCACTGGTCAGGCGGTTGGAAAGCCTGGGCGGGATCCGTTACCTTTACCTCACCCATCGGGATGATGTGGCGGATCACGAGAGGTTTCAGGCCCACTTCGGTTGTGAGCGGATTTTGCATGTAGACGACATTAGCCGTGGCACCGAGGCGGTAGAAATCCAACTCAGCGGACGGGATCCGGTTGACTTGGCTCCTGATTTGTTGATTTTGCCGGTGCCGGGCCATACCAAAGGCCATACGGTTCTGATTTACCAACAGGAGTTTCTCTTCAGTGGTGATCATTTGGCATGGTCGGAGCGCTGGGGTCATCTGATTGCTTTTCGCAATGCCTGCTGGTATTCCTGGGCGGAGTTGCTCCAGTCGATGCGGCGTTTGGCCGAGTATGCCTTTACCTGGGTGCTACCGGGGCATGGCCGCCGTTACCATGCGGATACGGAAACCATGCAACAGCAAATGCAACGGTGCCTTGAGTGGATGAGTGGGCAGTGA